One Solibacillus sp. R5-41 DNA segment encodes these proteins:
- the xerA gene encoding site-specific tyrosine recombinase/integron integrase, with the protein MLLSKAWTLFEADKRIEGFSPQTLKAYQLQSLLLISYFKDVEMELLDTNQLKEYLAISGKHLKPASLAHRIRFMKSFFRWSHEEGYLSKNPTSKIKEPKVGKRIPKYLTEREIEHLRESCHSPMERAIFEFMFSTGCRIGEIVTLEKNHINWSNQSAIVRGKGDKEREVYFNTRCDIWLKRYIESRNDNNPFIFVTARQPHKMSVAQMRYIIKRISNRAEINKEIHPHQLRHSYATHLLNNGAPIEVIQSLMGHEKSETTRIYAQLSGKLRKEYYQKYF; encoded by the coding sequence TTGTTACTGTCAAAAGCATGGACTTTGTTTGAAGCTGATAAACGAATTGAGGGTTTTTCTCCGCAAACATTGAAGGCATACCAGTTACAGTCTTTGCTACTAATTAGTTATTTTAAGGATGTAGAGATGGAATTGCTGGATACAAATCAATTGAAGGAATATCTCGCTATATCCGGAAAGCATTTAAAACCTGCCAGTCTTGCACATCGTATTCGCTTTATGAAATCGTTTTTTCGTTGGTCTCATGAAGAAGGCTACCTGAGTAAGAATCCAACTTCTAAAATTAAAGAACCCAAGGTTGGTAAGAGGATACCCAAGTATTTAACCGAACGGGAGATCGAACACCTTCGTGAATCCTGTCATTCTCCAATGGAAAGAGCGATTTTTGAATTTATGTTTTCTACTGGTTGTCGAATTGGAGAAATAGTTACTTTAGAAAAGAACCATATTAATTGGTCCAATCAATCCGCGATTGTTAGAGGAAAAGGTGATAAGGAGAGGGAAGTTTATTTTAATACACGTTGCGACATATGGCTTAAACGGTATATTGAAAGTCGGAATGACAATAACCCTTTCATCTTTGTAACAGCAAGGCAGCCACATAAAATGAGTGTTGCCCAAATGCGATACATCATCAAGCGGATCTCCAATCGTGCTGAAATTAATAAAGAGATTCATCCACACCAACTTAGACACAGCTATGCAACTCACTTGTTGAATAATGGCGCTCCTATTGAAGTCATTCAAAGTCTTATGGGACATGAGAAAAGTGAAACCACAAGGATATACGCTCAATTAAGCGGAAAACTACGAAAAGAGTATTATCAAAAGTACTTTTAA
- a CDS encoding UPF0715 family protein, protein MHGKINIFVFYFKVLLCSILSGFSLSLLVCFLTVPRNFNPIDIFFIGLIYSIVYLIPGALIQSYLDEKKINIRASKLFLIYLITGTIVTTIFYALDHVDFYKTSNYYFTVLSSSVVFWLYDLILFRRK, encoded by the coding sequence ATGCATGGAAAAATAAATATTTTTGTGTTTTATTTCAAAGTATTACTTTGTTCAATTTTATCTGGATTTTCTCTCAGCTTATTAGTATGTTTCTTAACAGTTCCAAGAAACTTTAATCCAATAGATATATTTTTTATTGGTCTAATATATAGTATTGTTTATCTAATTCCAGGAGCACTGATACAATCTTATTTGGATGAAAAAAAAATCAATATTCGCGCCAGCAAATTATTCTTAATATATCTAATTACCGGAACAATCGTTACTACTATTTTCTATGCACTTGACCATGTAGATTTTTATAAGACTTCTAATTACTATTTCACAGTACTTTCTAGTAGTGTAGTGTTTTGGTTGTACGATTTAATTTTATTTCGAAGGAAGTAA
- a CDS encoding immunity 22 family protein, which translates to MEQEGYLSLWVGTFESNEDFRNYLLIPYNEDGDAIPSNFEKDFHIEHYDEDFIEVEFFDENVKNLSRLLDGCSYDDVVIPNFININGESLTYSVNCMILLYNFQYSTKGQSDLKYVKYLGNVRYK; encoded by the coding sequence ATGGAGCAAGAAGGTTATCTATCATTGTGGGTGGGGACATTTGAATCAAATGAAGACTTTCGAAATTATCTTTTAATTCCCTACAATGAAGATGGTGATGCTATACCATCGAATTTTGAAAAGGACTTTCATATTGAGCATTACGATGAGGATTTTATTGAAGTTGAGTTTTTTGATGAAAACGTAAAGAATCTTTCAAGATTATTAGATGGCTGCTCATACGATGATGTTGTTATTCCGAATTTCATTAATATAAACGGAGAAAGTTTAACTTATAGCGTTAATTGTATGATTTTACTTTACAATTTTCAATACAGCACAAAGGGACAAAGTGACTTAAAATACGTTAAATACTTAGGGAATGTTAGGTATAAATAG